The following are encoded together in the Proteiniphilum saccharofermentans genome:
- the hisC gene encoding histidinol-phosphate transaminase, with protein MENFDLEPLIRPNIRALHPYSSARDEFTGDEGIFLDANENPFGQKNRYPDPHQRLLKKALSVRKHIPVENIFIGNGSDEAIDLIYRIFCEPQQDRVIICPPTYGMYEVSANINNVEVLRVPLTDQFELDIDKILSLQAQCIFVCSPNNPTGNSLQNVERLLQKFRGIVVVDEAYIDFSADNSFLEKLPDYPNLIVMQTFSKAWGLAGARVGVAYASADIITLMDKTKPPYNVSALNQEEALKALSNPLEFERQLSIILEQRTLLEKELKELSLVHHVYPSDANFLLVEVTDANKIYQHLVNKKVIIRNRNSVVRNCLRITVGTPEENRMLINELKNYNGEWRIINY; from the coding sequence ATGGAGAATTTTGATCTGGAACCGCTGATACGCCCCAATATCCGGGCATTACACCCCTACTCCAGTGCACGAGATGAATTCACGGGTGATGAAGGTATCTTCCTCGATGCTAACGAAAATCCATTCGGACAAAAGAATCGTTATCCTGATCCTCATCAGCGCCTGCTAAAAAAAGCCCTCTCTGTAAGAAAACATATCCCAGTGGAGAACATCTTTATCGGAAACGGAAGCGATGAGGCTATCGACCTGATCTACCGCATCTTCTGCGAACCGCAACAGGATCGGGTAATCATCTGTCCCCCTACTTACGGTATGTATGAGGTATCGGCCAATATCAACAACGTGGAGGTGCTCCGGGTGCCGCTGACCGATCAATTCGAATTGGACATCGATAAAATACTATCCCTTCAGGCACAATGTATCTTCGTCTGCTCTCCAAATAATCCAACAGGGAACAGTCTTCAAAATGTAGAACGATTGCTTCAGAAGTTCCGCGGGATCGTAGTAGTCGATGAGGCCTATATCGACTTCAGTGCCGACAACAGCTTTCTCGAAAAATTACCCGATTATCCCAATCTGATTGTGATGCAGACTTTCAGTAAAGCATGGGGATTGGCTGGCGCACGTGTAGGCGTAGCCTATGCAAGCGCTGACATCATCACATTGATGGACAAAACAAAACCTCCCTATAATGTGAGTGCGCTGAATCAGGAAGAAGCGTTAAAAGCGCTCTCAAACCCTCTCGAGTTTGAACGGCAGCTCTCCATCATATTAGAACAACGTACTCTGTTGGAAAAAGAGTTGAAAGAATTGTCACTGGTACATCATGTCTATCCGTCAGATGCAAATTTTCTGCTGGTGGAAGTAACAGATGCCAATAAGATATACCAACATCTGGTCAATAAAAAGGTGATTATCAGGAACCGTAACAGCGTTGTCCGGAATTGCCTCCGTATCACAGTCGGCACACCGGAAGAAAACCGGATGCTGATAAACGAATTGAAAAATTATAATGGAGAATGGAGAATTATCAATTACTAA
- the hisB gene encoding bifunctional histidinol-phosphatase/imidazoleglycerol-phosphate dehydratase HisB, with protein sequence MKKVLFIDRDGTLIIEPEDEQIDSLEKLEFYPKVFRNLSRIAGELEYELVMVTNQDGLGTSSFPEETFWPVQNKVIKAFENEGVHFSEVLIDRSFPHENLPTRKPGTGMLTHYMRGGYDLEHSFVIGDRITDVQLAENMNCKSILLNNNSYPGVTLCTTDWGEIYQFLKEEPRRGKVHRKTSETDIFVEVNLDGKGKSDISTGLGFFDHMLHQISRHGNIDLTIRVEGDLQVDEHHTVEDTGIALGEAFIQALGKKKGVERYGFLLPMDDCLAQVAIDFGGRPWLVWEAEFNREFVGDLPTEMFMHFFKSFSDNARCNLNIKAEGDNEHHKIESIFKAFARAIKMAVKRDGTEGIPSTKGTL encoded by the coding sequence ATGAAAAAAGTATTATTTATCGACCGTGACGGGACGTTGATTATAGAACCTGAGGATGAACAGATCGACAGCCTGGAAAAACTGGAATTTTACCCGAAGGTATTCCGGAACCTCTCCCGTATCGCCGGTGAATTGGAATACGAATTGGTGATGGTTACCAACCAGGACGGGCTGGGTACTTCCTCATTTCCCGAAGAGACTTTCTGGCCGGTACAGAACAAAGTCATCAAGGCTTTTGAAAATGAGGGAGTACATTTCAGTGAAGTACTGATCGACCGATCTTTTCCCCACGAAAACCTACCTACCCGAAAGCCCGGTACCGGTATGCTCACCCATTATATGAGAGGAGGATACGATCTGGAGCATTCTTTTGTAATAGGAGACCGCATAACAGATGTACAACTTGCTGAAAATATGAATTGTAAATCTATTTTACTGAATAATAATTCATATCCGGGAGTCACATTATGTACTACAGATTGGGGAGAGATCTACCAGTTTCTGAAAGAGGAGCCACGCCGGGGGAAAGTACACAGAAAGACTTCCGAGACCGATATCTTCGTCGAAGTGAACCTTGACGGTAAAGGGAAAAGCGATATCTCTACCGGGCTGGGATTTTTCGACCATATGCTTCATCAGATCTCCCGACATGGCAATATCGACCTTACCATCCGTGTGGAAGGTGACCTGCAGGTGGATGAACATCATACTGTAGAGGATACTGGTATTGCTCTGGGAGAGGCCTTTATACAGGCGCTGGGTAAGAAAAAAGGTGTAGAACGGTATGGCTTCCTGCTTCCAATGGATGATTGTCTGGCACAAGTGGCCATCGACTTCGGCGGACGTCCGTGGTTGGTATGGGAAGCAGAATTCAATCGTGAATTTGTGGGCGATCTTCCCACGGAAATGTTCATGCACTTCTTCAAATCGTTCAGTGACAACGCCCGCTGCAATCTCAATATTAAAGCGGAAGGCGACAATGAGCATCACAAGATCGAATCTATCTTTAAAGCCTTTGCCCGGGCAATAAAGATGGCAGTAAAGCGAGATGGAACAGAAGGTATACCCAGTACGAAAGGAACGCTGTAA
- the hisH gene encoding imidazole glycerol phosphate synthase subunit HisH: protein MIAIIKYNAGNITSVKNAVERLGYECKVTDDIDEILSAEKVIFPGVGEAGSAMIYLKNKGLDKVIQSLTQPTLGICLGLQLMCRYSEEGDTECLGIFDAAVKKFPVTDIVPHMGWNNLDIQETPLFSGFGKDDTVYFVHSYYAEICSDTIARCNYILPFSAAIQKNNFYATQFHPEKSGDVGENILKNFLEL from the coding sequence ATGATAGCAATTATTAAATACAACGCTGGCAATATCACATCGGTCAAAAATGCGGTCGAACGGCTGGGTTATGAGTGTAAGGTGACCGATGATATTGATGAAATTCTATCTGCTGAAAAGGTGATTTTTCCCGGTGTAGGAGAAGCAGGCTCAGCAATGATCTATTTAAAGAATAAAGGGTTGGATAAAGTCATTCAATCTTTGACCCAACCGACCTTGGGTATCTGCCTCGGCTTACAACTTATGTGTCGATACTCGGAAGAAGGCGATACAGAATGTTTGGGTATCTTTGATGCTGCTGTGAAAAAATTCCCGGTAACAGATATTGTCCCTCATATGGGATGGAACAATCTGGATATACAGGAAACCCCTCTTTTCAGCGGTTTCGGAAAGGATGATACCGTTTATTTCGTGCACAGCTATTATGCCGAAATATGTTCCGATACAATTGCCCGCTGCAATTATATTCTGCCATTCAGTGCTGCTATACAGAAAAATAATTTTTATGCCACACAATTTCATCCTGAGAAATCAGGAGATGTGGGTGAAAACATATTGAAGAACTTTTTGGAACTGTAG
- the hisA gene encoding 1-(5-phosphoribosyl)-5-[(5-phosphoribosylamino)methylideneamino]imidazole-4-carboxamide isomerase, protein MRIIPAIDIIEGKCVRLAKGDYNTQKIYNDNPLEVAKEFEANGIQHLHVVDLDGARSKHIVNHKILYNITTKTSLKVDFGGGIKSDEDIRIAFENGAVQITGGSIAVQEPVTFQQWLDNYGTEKIILGADSNNRKIATHGWIQQSELDVVDFIADYAKKGIIYVICTDIQKDGMLQGTSNELYREIIEKTGVKLIASGGVSSIDDLFALKELGCDGAIIGKAFYEGKITLRELREFVEEL, encoded by the coding sequence ATGAGAATTATTCCGGCAATAGATATAATAGAGGGGAAATGCGTGCGCCTGGCCAAAGGCGATTATAATACACAGAAAATATATAACGATAATCCGCTCGAAGTAGCTAAGGAATTTGAAGCCAATGGCATACAACACCTTCACGTGGTGGATCTCGACGGCGCCCGTTCAAAGCATATTGTCAATCATAAGATTTTATACAATATTACCACTAAAACCTCACTGAAAGTAGATTTTGGTGGCGGTATCAAATCGGACGAAGATATTCGTATTGCCTTCGAGAATGGTGCAGTACAAATAACCGGCGGGAGTATAGCTGTGCAAGAACCTGTTACTTTTCAGCAATGGCTCGACAATTATGGCACAGAAAAAATAATTCTCGGTGCAGACAGTAACAATCGGAAAATTGCCACTCACGGTTGGATACAACAATCAGAACTGGATGTAGTAGATTTTATTGCAGATTATGCAAAAAAAGGTATTATATATGTTATCTGTACCGATATCCAGAAAGACGGCATGCTGCAGGGCACATCCAACGAATTATACCGGGAGATCATCGAAAAAACCGGAGTAAAACTGATCGCCAGTGGAGGGGTCTCATCCATCGATGATCTATTCGCCTTAAAAGAACTCGGTTGCGACGGGGCCATCATCGGGAAAGCGTTCTACGAAGGAAAGATTACTCTTCGTGAATTGCGGGAGTTCGTCGAAGAATTATAA
- the hisF gene encoding imidazole glycerol phosphate synthase subunit HisF, which produces MLKKRIIPCLDIRDGRTVKGINFVDIRDAGDAVELAKRYVQEGADELVFLDITATIERRKTLTELVTRVAQEINIPFTVGGGIHSLDDARAIIQAGADKVSLNSAAVKRPELITEIAGQFGSQCVVLAIDTNFENSEWIVYTHGGKTPTNLRTVDWAKEGEQRGAGEILLTSMNNDGTKDGFAIGITAAVSEAVSIPVIASGGAGTVEHFAEVFRQTKASAALAASIFHFGEIPIPALKDYLKTQNIPIR; this is translated from the coding sequence ATGCTGAAAAAAAGAATTATCCCCTGCCTTGATATCAGGGACGGGAGAACCGTAAAAGGGATCAACTTCGTAGATATCCGCGACGCAGGCGATGCCGTGGAACTTGCTAAACGATATGTACAGGAAGGGGCCGATGAATTGGTGTTTCTGGATATCACCGCCACCATCGAAAGGCGTAAGACGCTTACAGAACTCGTCACACGTGTGGCGCAGGAAATCAATATCCCATTTACCGTGGGAGGAGGTATCCACTCGTTAGATGATGCGCGTGCGATCATACAGGCAGGAGCCGATAAAGTCAGCCTGAACTCTGCAGCGGTCAAGCGGCCGGAACTGATCACCGAAATAGCCGGACAATTCGGTAGTCAATGTGTGGTACTGGCCATCGACACTAATTTCGAAAACAGTGAATGGATCGTCTATACCCATGGGGGGAAAACCCCAACCAACCTCCGTACTGTAGATTGGGCAAAAGAGGGCGAACAACGAGGTGCAGGAGAAATACTACTTACTTCTATGAATAATGACGGCACGAAGGATGGTTTTGCTATTGGTATTACAGCGGCCGTCAGCGAAGCTGTATCTATTCCGGTGATTGCTTCGGGAGGAGCAGGAACGGTAGAGCATTTCGCTGAAGTATTCAGGCAAACAAAAGCGAGTGCGGCACTGGCTGCCAGCATTTTTCATTTCGGGGAAATTCCTATCCCTGCACTAAAAGATTATTTAAAAACTCAAAACATACCCATACGATGA
- the hisIE gene encoding bifunctional phosphoribosyl-AMP cyclohydrolase/phosphoribosyl-ATP diphosphatase HisIE produces the protein MNIDFSKSGGLVPAVIQDTLSLQILMVGYMNEEALEKTRKEGKVTFFSRSKNRLWTKGETSGNWLVVDEILTDCDNDTILIKAYPQGPACHTGSVSCFGDKQSKGFLYELENVIEKRITENPEGSYTSKLFSRGVNKVAQKVGEEAVELVIEAKDDNIDLFKNEAADLLYHFLILLKTKKLKLEDIEAILVERHN, from the coding sequence ATGAATATCGATTTTTCAAAGTCGGGAGGATTAGTACCTGCCGTTATCCAGGATACACTCAGCTTACAGATATTAATGGTAGGCTATATGAACGAAGAAGCATTAGAAAAAACACGGAAAGAAGGAAAAGTGACTTTTTTCAGCAGAAGCAAGAACCGCCTTTGGACAAAAGGGGAAACTTCTGGCAATTGGTTGGTCGTGGACGAGATCCTGACGGATTGCGACAATGATACCATCTTGATCAAAGCCTATCCACAGGGGCCGGCCTGCCATACCGGCTCGGTTTCCTGTTTCGGGGACAAACAATCAAAAGGATTCCTGTACGAACTGGAGAATGTGATCGAGAAACGGATCACTGAAAATCCCGAAGGTTCATACACCAGTAAGCTGTTCAGCCGCGGGGTAAATAAAGTGGCGCAGAAAGTGGGAGAAGAAGCCGTGGAACTGGTGATCGAAGCGAAAGACGACAATATCGACCTGTTCAAAAACGAAGCGGCCGACCTGCTCTACCACTTCCTGATCCTGTTAAAGACTAAAAAACTGAAACTGGAAGATATTGAAGCTATATTGGTTGAGAGGCACAATTGA
- a CDS encoding metallophosphoesterase, with translation MKRNIKQQSFFNELKKWVISAIFIILALLVLSSCADRAKPFNLVLLPDTQVYSRLYPEIFRSQTEWIVQNADSIAFVLQQGDITDRNSEEEWQNAVAAFSVMDGKVPYTFVPGNHDLGPGGSASNRDAELFNKYLPYDRYSKMAHFGGAFEPGKMENTYHTFRAGGLDWLILSLEFGTRDKILRWAGEVIEAHPKHKVIINTHDYMYSDDTRMSIDRDHSWIPQRYGVGEDTGDESVNDGEMMWEKLVSRYPNVLLVFSGHVLHSGTGQLVSTGIHGNDVYQMLANYQSGVEGSENGGNGFLRIVTIDPENKTISVKTYSPYINEYKTEPDQQFVFENVQLH, from the coding sequence ATGAAAAGAAATATAAAGCAACAATCATTTTTCAACGAACTAAAGAAATGGGTAATATCGGCAATATTTATCATTCTGGCATTACTCGTTTTGTCGTCTTGTGCTGATCGGGCAAAACCTTTTAATCTTGTCCTGTTACCGGATACGCAAGTGTATTCCCGTTTATATCCTGAAATATTCCGTTCGCAAACCGAATGGATTGTTCAAAATGCTGATAGCATCGCTTTTGTCCTTCAACAGGGGGATATTACCGATCGCAACTCCGAGGAGGAATGGCAGAACGCTGTCGCAGCTTTCTCTGTAATGGACGGTAAAGTACCATATACGTTTGTGCCGGGTAACCATGATCTGGGACCGGGAGGCAGTGCCAGTAACCGGGACGCGGAACTTTTCAATAAATACTTACCCTACGACCGGTATAGTAAAATGGCACATTTCGGCGGGGCCTTTGAACCGGGAAAGATGGAAAATACCTATCATACTTTTCGTGCCGGCGGATTGGATTGGTTGATCCTTTCGCTCGAATTTGGCACACGCGATAAAATATTGCGTTGGGCGGGTGAAGTGATTGAGGCACATCCCAAACATAAGGTTATCATTAACACCCACGACTATATGTATTCGGATGATACCCGCATGAGTATCGATCGCGATCATTCCTGGATACCACAACGATACGGCGTGGGCGAAGACACAGGCGACGAGTCCGTCAATGACGGCGAAATGATGTGGGAGAAGCTGGTGAGCCGGTATCCCAATGTATTATTGGTATTCAGCGGGCATGTGCTCCATAGTGGTACGGGGCAGTTGGTGAGCACCGGAATACACGGCAATGATGTGTACCAGATGCTGGCCAATTACCAGTCGGGAGTAGAAGGTTCTGAAAATGGTGGAAACGGGTTTCTCCGGATCGTTACCATTGATCCTGAAAATAAAACAATATCCGTAAAAACCTACTCTCCGTATATAAACGAGTACAAGACTGAGCCTGACCAACAGTTTGTTTTTGAAAACGTTCAATTACATTAG
- a CDS encoding putative toxin-antitoxin system toxin component, PIN family yields MTNFFVLDTNLVVSAVIWNKSMGTRVLEKALREGTIVISEAVAAEYLEVISRPKIDRFLPLEIRLSIMKQIIQQALPVKLTERFTVCRDPKDDMFLDLAVAATAACIVTRDADLLTLHPFRGISILNAADFISLF; encoded by the coding sequence ATGACTAATTTTTTTGTTTTAGATACCAATCTGGTGGTGAGCGCCGTGATCTGGAACAAAAGTATGGGAACCCGTGTTTTAGAGAAAGCCTTAAGAGAAGGAACTATAGTGATAAGTGAGGCTGTTGCAGCAGAATATCTAGAAGTAATTTCCCGTCCGAAAATTGATCGTTTTCTTCCTTTGGAAATTCGTCTGTCTATTATGAAGCAGATTATTCAACAGGCATTGCCTGTAAAGCTTACTGAACGCTTCACCGTTTGCCGTGACCCGAAAGACGATATGTTCTTGGATTTGGCAGTAGCAGCAACTGCTGCCTGCATTGTTACTCGTGATGCTGACTTGTTGACTCTACACCCTTTTAGAGGTATTTCAATCCTTAATGCTGCTGATTTTATTTCGTTGTTTTGA
- a CDS encoding class I SAM-dependent methyltransferase, translating to MQLTPEQKQFILAHEREDIRETALRFVRDDMPLLLTQIAGRQMAEKKIPSWYAETGVFYPPHLSLEQSSSELTARYKASLVSEENGRSFTVVVTNQQSVEGRNDTFADLTSSVETTNPGSVEWKNKTFADLTGGMGVDFSFLSPYFRKAFYVEQNKELCRIAEHNFQVLGLGNTTIYCAGAEHFLKETTPLDFIYLDPSRRDNSGRKLFRIEDCSPDLSEIKSLLLEKSDRVMVKYSPMLDISLAVKTLRCVSAVHIVSVDNECKELLFLLSKTAVTEPLFVAVNLKQSGREERFLFTITQEQETVVGFASDPGRYLYEPNTSILKAGAFKSVAEAYSLQKLHINSHLYTSDELVADFPGRVFEVETSFAPNKKNIKTFLQDTIKANIAVRNFPMTVAEIRRKIGLADGGNVYLFATTLADGQKVWIICRKGIV from the coding sequence ATGCAACTGACCCCCGAACAAAAGCAGTTTATTCTGGCGCATGAACGCGAAGATATACGTGAAACGGCATTGCGTTTTGTGCGCGATGATATGCCTTTGTTGTTGACGCAGATTGCAGGGCGGCAAATGGCGGAAAAGAAGATTCCTTCGTGGTATGCGGAGACAGGTGTTTTTTATCCGCCACATCTTTCACTGGAACAATCTTCGTCGGAGTTGACCGCCCGCTACAAGGCTTCACTGGTTTCGGAGGAGAATGGGAGATCTTTTACAGTTGTGGTGACAAATCAGCAATCCGTTGAAGGGCGAAATGACACGTTTGCCGATTTGACTTCTTCTGTTGAGACAACAAACCCCGGTTCGGTTGAATGGAAAAACAAAACTTTCGCTGATTTGACCGGAGGAATGGGAGTCGATTTCTCGTTCCTGTCTCCATATTTCCGGAAAGCGTTCTATGTAGAACAGAATAAGGAATTATGTCGGATAGCGGAGCACAATTTCCAAGTGTTGGGACTGGGAAATACGACGATTTATTGTGCCGGAGCGGAGCATTTCCTGAAAGAGACAACACCTCTCGATTTTATCTATCTCGATCCTTCCCGGCGGGATAATTCCGGACGGAAACTGTTCCGTATTGAGGATTGTAGTCCAGATCTGTCGGAAATAAAATCATTGTTGCTCGAAAAATCGGATAGGGTTATGGTAAAATATTCACCGATGCTGGATATTTCCTTAGCGGTAAAAACCCTCCGTTGTGTAAGTGCGGTACATATCGTTTCGGTAGATAACGAGTGTAAGGAGTTGCTTTTCCTGTTATCGAAGACGGCAGTGACTGAACCGCTGTTTGTTGCCGTAAATCTCAAACAATCGGGTAGGGAAGAGCGCTTTTTATTTACCATTACACAGGAACAGGAAACGGTGGTCGGGTTTGCAAGTGATCCGGGTCGTTATTTATACGAACCCAACACGTCGATCCTAAAAGCAGGTGCTTTTAAATCTGTTGCAGAGGCATATTCTCTTCAAAAATTGCATATCAACAGCCATTTATATACATCTGACGAACTTGTCGCGGATTTTCCCGGCCGTGTCTTTGAAGTAGAGACCTCTTTTGCACCAAATAAGAAAAACATAAAAACCTTTTTACAGGATACGATAAAAGCGAATATCGCTGTTCGTAATTTTCCGATGACGGTTGCCGAAATCCGCCGGAAGATCGGGTTAGCAGACGGTGGTAATGTCTATCTGTTCGCCACCACGCTGGCTGACGGGCAAAAGGTGTGGATCATTTGCCGGAAAGGAATAGTTTGA
- the rpmA gene encoding 50S ribosomal protein L27 has product MAHKKGVGSSKNGRESESKRLGVKIFGGETAKAGNILVRQRGTAHHPGENVGMGKDHTLFALVDGVVVFRKRRDNRSFVSVQPQVQAEA; this is encoded by the coding sequence ATGGCACATAAAAAAGGTGTAGGTAGTTCCAAGAACGGCCGCGAATCGGAAAGTAAACGATTGGGCGTAAAAATATTCGGTGGTGAAACGGCAAAAGCCGGTAATATCCTCGTGCGCCAGCGCGGGACTGCTCACCATCCCGGAGAGAATGTGGGTATGGGTAAAGATCATACCTTGTTTGCACTGGTAGACGGCGTAGTGGTTTTCCGTAAAAGGAGAGACAACCGCTCATTCGTATCGGTGCAACCGCAAGTACAGGCAGAAGCCTAA
- the rplU gene encoding 50S ribosomal protein L21, with protein sequence MYVIVDIQGQQFKVEQDQKLFVHRINADQGAEVEFEKVMLVDKDGAVTVGAPVIDGAKVVVEVLSHVKGDKVLVFKKKRRKGYRKLNGHRQQFSEVRVKEIIA encoded by the coding sequence ATGTACGTCATTGTAGACATTCAGGGTCAACAGTTTAAAGTTGAACAAGACCAAAAATTATTTGTCCACAGGATCAACGCCGATCAAGGTGCTGAGGTGGAATTTGAGAAAGTAATGCTCGTAGATAAGGATGGCGCCGTAACAGTAGGTGCGCCGGTCATCGATGGAGCGAAAGTGGTAGTAGAAGTCCTTTCCCATGTGAAAGGCGACAAAGTTCTTGTTTTCAAAAAGAAAAGAAGAAAAGGATACAGGAAACTGAACGGTCACCGTCAACAGTTCTCCGAAGTGAGAGTAAAAGAGATTATTGCTTAA
- a CDS encoding bifunctional ADP-dependent NAD(P)H-hydrate dehydratase/NAD(P)H-hydrate epimerase, whose translation MKILTSEQIRKVDAETITREGISSLELMKRAATAFYRFFTEKYTDRNTSVIIFAGVGNNGGDALVVARLLYKAGYSVKAYMVEFSNRYTEDCAHNIRRVKAENIPYKKILNKEDIPDLSPFDVVIDGIFGTGLSREVSGIAADVITRINESGKEVVSIDVPSGLFPDRKTEFAVKATETVTFQIPKLALYLPENAGFTGNVRIVNIGLNQEAIAEAETDIYLTEKREICNLLKPLSKFAHKGTQGHALIIGGSLGKCGSVSLASKAALKTGCGLVTAYLPKCGVPAIQSGFPEAMALEDEGEEHIRSIDYDLKPDAIGIGMGMGLHEETAQAMCQFLQQKRTPLAVDADGLNILSRHPDWLGLLPAGTILTPHPKELQRMIGEWCDDYEKIEKTKALANRYGVILVVKGAYSMIIDGEKIYVNSSGTPALATAGSGDVLTGMITGLLAQGYKPSEAARIGVFLHGMTADIAGECIHPRSFVASDIIENIGNAYRSLEKKN comes from the coding sequence ATGAAAATCCTCACATCGGAACAGATCCGCAAGGTAGATGCCGAAACGATTACGCGGGAGGGAATTTCCTCTCTTGAACTAATGAAACGTGCTGCGACTGCTTTTTATCGATTTTTTACGGAGAAATACACGGACAGAAATACATCCGTAATCATCTTTGCCGGTGTGGGAAATAACGGTGGAGATGCGTTGGTAGTGGCTCGTCTTTTGTATAAGGCGGGTTATTCGGTGAAAGCATATATGGTGGAGTTCAGCAATAGATATACCGAAGACTGTGCCCACAATATCCGCCGCGTGAAAGCTGAAAATATCCCCTATAAAAAGATTCTTAACAAAGAGGATATTCCAGATCTATCGCCATTTGATGTGGTGATCGATGGAATATTCGGTACGGGATTGTCGCGGGAGGTGAGCGGGATTGCTGCTGATGTGATTACCCGGATCAATGAGAGTGGAAAAGAGGTGGTCAGTATTGATGTGCCGAGTGGCCTGTTTCCGGACCGGAAGACGGAGTTCGCGGTGAAAGCGACAGAAACGGTGACGTTCCAGATACCTAAACTGGCGTTGTATCTTCCCGAAAATGCCGGATTTACCGGAAATGTCCGTATTGTAAATATAGGCTTAAACCAGGAAGCTATCGCTGAAGCGGAGACCGATATTTACCTGACGGAAAAGAGGGAGATATGCAATCTACTGAAACCTCTATCCAAATTTGCGCATAAAGGGACACAAGGGCATGCGCTTATCATCGGTGGAAGCCTCGGCAAATGCGGGTCCGTTTCCCTGGCATCGAAAGCGGCACTTAAAACAGGTTGTGGGCTGGTTACGGCCTATCTGCCCAAGTGCGGGGTACCTGCTATACAATCTGGTTTTCCCGAAGCGATGGCTCTTGAGGATGAGGGTGAGGAGCATATCCGTTCAATTGACTACGATCTGAAACCCGATGCGATTGGTATTGGCATGGGGATGGGATTGCATGAGGAGACGGCACAGGCGATGTGCCAGTTCCTCCAGCAGAAAAGAACCCCATTGGCGGTGGATGCCGACGGACTGAACATTCTCTCCCGGCACCCGGACTGGCTTGGACTCCTGCCGGCAGGAACCATATTGACTCCCCATCCCAAAGAGCTGCAAAGGATGATAGGTGAGTGGTGCGACGATTATGAAAAAATCGAGAAAACAAAGGCGTTAGCAAATAGATACGGAGTGATCTTAGTGGTAAAGGGTGCTTATTCAATGATTATCGATGGTGAAAAAATATATGTGAACAGCAGTGGTACGCCGGCATTGGCTACAGCCGGAAGCGGGGATGTGCTGACAGGCATGATTACCGGTTTGTTAGCTCAGGGGTACAAACCGTCAGAGGCAGCCAGAATAGGGGTTTTCCTGCATGGAATGACCGCCGACATCGCTGGTGAGTGCATTCACCCCCGCAGTTTCGTCGCTTCGGATATCATTGAAAATATAGGAAATGCATACCGGAGTTTGGAAAAAAAGAACTGA